The following nucleotide sequence is from Streptomyces sp. HUAS CB01.
CGGGTGGAGGAGGCCAAGGACCTCTTCGAGCGGCTGCTGGAGCTGCGCAGCGACGTCGGGCTGCTGGCGGAGGAGTACGACCCGGTGGCGCGGCGGCAGCTCGGGAACTACCCGCAGGCGTTCAGTCACGTGGGACTGGTGGGTTCCGCCCTGGCTCTCGCCGCACGCGGCGCGGCAGGATAGGGCCATGGATCTTGGACTGAAGGACCGTGTCTACGTCGTCACCGGGGCGACCCGGGGGCTGGGCAACGCCGCAGCCCGGGCGCTCGCCGCCGAGGGCGCGAAGCTGATCATCACCGGACGGGACACGAAGGCCGCCGCGGACGCGGCGGCCGAGCTCGGCCCGGACGCCGTCGGCATCGCGGCGGACAACGCCGCCCCCGGGACCGCAGAGCGGCTGATCGAGGCCGCGCGGGCGCATTTCGGCCGCTTCGACGGCGTGCTGATCAGCGTCGGCGGCCCGCCTCCGGGCTTCGTCGCCGACAACACGGACGAGCAGTGGCAGGCGGCGTTCGAGTCGGTGTTCCTGGGCGCGGTCAGACTGGCCCGTGGCTCGGCGGCGGCGCTGGGCGAGGGCGGTGTCGTCGGCTTCGTGCTGTCCGGCTCGGTCCACGAGCCGATTCCGGGCCTGACCATTTCGAACGGTCTGCGTCCCGGGCTGGCCGGTTTCGCCAAGTCGCTCTCCGACGAGCTGGGGCCGCGCGGGATCCGCGTCGTGGGGCTGCTTCCCGCCCGTATCGACACCGACCGGGTGCGCGAGCTGGACGCGCTGTCGGGGGACGCGGACGCGGCCCGCGCCGCCAACGAGTCCCGCATTCCGCTGCGGCGCTACGGCACGCCGGAGGAGTTCGGGCGGACGGCGGCGTTCATGCTGTCGCCCGCCGCGTCGTACCTCACGGGTGTGATGCTGCCGGTGGACGGCGGGGCGAGGTCCGGCTTCTGACGGGGTGGACGCGATGCCGCGTCCCGCCGGCAATGCCCCGGGGGCGGGACGTCGCGGGCGCGGTCCGAAGCCGCCGGCCGGGACTCCCGGCCGACGGCTCTCCGGTGACGGCTCACCTGCCGGGTCACGCGGGTGAGGCGGGGTGTCAGTGCGTCGGGGCATCCGGGTCGGCGGCGGCACCGGAACCGGCACCCGCACCGGCTGACCGCCGTGCCGGCTTCCGTCCGACGGGCAGGCGGCGGTGTGGCGCACGCCCGAGATCAGGGCCATCACCGCGCGACGTCGTTGGCGTTCGTCGGTGTCGGCGGGTTGACGACGACCGCGGTACTGCTGGGTCACGGCGGCGCGCTGCTGACGGGGTTCGCCCTCGGGGCGCCGGCCGGATCGCCGTCGCACGGCGGCCGCCACGGATGCGGGTCGCGCGCCTGGCGGAGGCCGGGCTGCTCGGCCTCGGTCTCGCCCTTGCGGCCGCGGCCGTCGCCGTGTCCGTGGGCCCACCGGCCCTGGGACTGCCGCTGTTCGCCGTCGCGGGGCTCTGCGGCGGCGTCGTGCTGACCGCCACCCTCCGGATCCGTTCCGACTTCGCCCCGCCGGGCGCCCGCCCGCAGGTGCTCACCCCCGGGGCGGGACTGAAGATCACCGCTGCCGCGGCGGCGCCGGGCTCACCGGCCTCCTCGCCGAGCGACCGGCCGCCTGCTCCTGTGCATCGCGGCGCTCCAGCTCACGGCCGCGCTCCTGCACGCCCTCCTGGCTCCGGCGCCGGGCCGTGGCAGGCTTCGGGGGCGCCGGGCCCGTACCCCCGCCGGCCGGTGACAGGGACGGTCACCGGCCGGTGGGGCGGTAGGGAGGCTCACTCCATGGGGTAGATGTCCCCGGACCCCATCGTGCTCTCCTGCTCGCTCTGTTCCTGGAGCCTGCGCGCCTTCTCCTTGAGCCGCTTGCTCTCCTCGGGATCGCTCACGCGCTCCGCGGCCTGCTTCAGCTCCTCGGCCTTCTGCCGCATCTGTCGGACCCGGCCACCGATTTCATCTGACATGCTCATGGCCTCCTCGGACGTCGCTTTCGGCGGACCCCTCTCAGCGAACCAGTGCGCCTGCCCGCTCGCATCCCGAACGCCGCTCGCGTCCCGATCACCGCCGGCGCCCGAACTCCGAGCCGTCGCGGTCGTCCGGAGCGGGTCCCGCTCGGTACGGCGGCGCGGAAGGCCGGGCCCGCCCGCCCGGAACCCCCGCCCCGGATCACGTCACACGCTTCGCCCGGTGCTTCCGGGCCCGCAACCGCACCTCCGCGGGCAGCGACGCCAACCCCGCCGAGTCGCGCGCGTGGGTCAGGGCCTCGGCCGAGAGGCGGTGCAGCGTCTCGCCCGGTGACGCGAAGGGTTCGAGGACCAGACGCACGCGCGCCGCCGGAGCGGTGCGGCGGCCGTGCAG
It contains:
- a CDS encoding DUF6381 family protein; translation: MSMSDEIGGRVRQMRQKAEELKQAAERVSDPEESKRLKEKARRLQEQSEQESTMGSGDIYPME
- a CDS encoding SDR family oxidoreductase → MDLGLKDRVYVVTGATRGLGNAAARALAAEGAKLIITGRDTKAAADAAAELGPDAVGIAADNAAPGTAERLIEAARAHFGRFDGVLISVGGPPPGFVADNTDEQWQAAFESVFLGAVRLARGSAAALGEGGVVGFVLSGSVHEPIPGLTISNGLRPGLAGFAKSLSDELGPRGIRVVGLLPARIDTDRVRELDALSGDADAARAANESRIPLRRYGTPEEFGRTAAFMLSPAASYLTGVMLPVDGGARSGF